Proteins co-encoded in one Lates calcarifer isolate ASB-BC8 linkage group LG17, TLL_Latcal_v3, whole genome shotgun sequence genomic window:
- the LOC108883383 gene encoding nardilysin produces the protein MPQTNKSVSGGSVPGQVSAPDQGEPPPASVDVKAQVAAGDGVAAEDKDDTEIIKSPSDPKKYRYIELSNGLRALLISDFSGADGKGGSENGEDKGESEDRAEEEEEEAEDEGDSGEGSEEDEEENEEEEQDSDFDELDEENAGKKKRGSSEKQAAAALCISVGSFSDPDDLPGLAHFLEHMVFMGSEKYPAENGFDAFLKKHGGSDNASTDCERTIFQFDVQRKYFREALDRWAQFFICPLMIEDAIDREVEAVDSEYQLARPSDSHRKEMLFGSLAKPGHPMSKFCWGNAQTLKHEPREKQINTYQRLRDFWRRYYSAHYMTLAVQSKETLDTLEQWVREIFIKVPNNGEPRADFSHLLQPFDTPAFNKLYRVVPVRKVHALTISWAVPPQGKHYRVKPLHYISWLIGHEGTGSILSLLRKKCWALALFGGNSETGFDQNTTYSIFSISITLTDQGYQNFYQVVDFVFQYLKMLQTLGPQQRIYEEIQKIEANEFHYQEQTDPIEFVENICENMQLFPKEDFLTGDQLMFEYDPQVISAALSLLTPDRANLLLLSPENEGHCSLREKWFGTCYSMEDIAEEWAQRWAGDFELNPELHLPAENKFIATDFTLKTSDCPDTEFPVRIVNSERGCLWYKKDNKFKIPKAYIRFNLISPMIQKSPENLVLFDLFVNILAHNLAEPAYEADVAQLEYKLVAGEHGLVIRLKGFNHKLPLLLRLIVDHLADFSAEPGVFTMFSEQLKKTYFNILIKPERLGKDVRLLILEHCRWSVIQKYQAVMKGLTVDDLMTFVAGLKAELYTEGLVQGNFTSTESKEFLQYFIEKLQFQPLSAEVPVLFRVVELPQKNHLCKVKSLNKGDANSEVTVYYQSGLKNLREHALMELMVMHMEEPCFDFLRTKETLGYQVYPTCRNTSGVLGFSVTVETQATKFSTEFVETKIEEFLVSFGERLSGLSEEAFRTQVTALIKLKECEDAHLGEEVDRNWFEVVTQQYVFDRLSKEIEALKLFTQDELVSWFLEHRNTNSRKLSVHVVGFGVEENDPPDQSVTCSPESPDNPPSSAYGEVSEMTFLLASSPPLQDATLITDIRAFTSSLPLHPYHKILS, from the exons ATGCCTCAGACCAACAAGTCGGTGAGCGGCGGCTCTGTGCCAGGACAGGTATCTGCTCCAGACCAGGGCGAGCCGCCGCCGGCCTCGGTGGATGTGAAGGCCCAGGTGGCTGCCGGAGATGGAGTCGCTGCAGAGGACAAGGACGACACAGAGATCATCAAATCTCCCAGTGACCCAAAGAAATACAG ataCATCGAGCTGAGTAACGGCCTCCGAGCTCTCCTCATCTCTGACTTCAGCGGGGCCGATGGGAAGGGAGGCAGTGAAAACGGAGAGGACAAGGGGGAATCTGAGGACAgggctgaggaggaagaggaggaagctgaggaTGAGGGGGATTCTGGCGAGGGCtcggaggaggacgaggaggaaaacgaagaggaggagcaggacagCGACTTCGACGAGCTGGACGAGGAGAACGCcgggaagaagaagagagggagctCAGAGAAGCAG gcgGCAGCTGCTCTGTGCATCAGCGTGGGGAGCTTCAGTGACCCGGACGACCTGCCCGGCCTCGCACACTTCCTGGAACACA TGGTGTTCATGGGCAGTGAGAAATACCCAGCAGAGAACGGTTTTGACGCTTTCTTGAAGAAGCACGGTGGAAGTGACAACGCCTCCACCGACTGCGAGAGGACCATCTTCCAGTTCGACGTGCAGAGGAAGTATTTCAGAGAGGCGCTCGACAG GTGGGCTCAGTTCTTCATCTGTCCTCTGATGATTGAAGACGCCATcgacagagaggtggaggctgtggacAGCG AGTACCAGCTCGCCAGGCCGTCTGACTCACATCGGAAGGAGATGCTGTTTGGGAGTTTGGCTAAACCTGGACACCCTATGAGTAAATTCTGCTGGG GCAACGCTCAGACATTAAAACACGAGCCCAGAGAGAAACAGATCAACACGTACCAGCGGCTGCGGGACTTCTGGAGGAGATATTACTCTGCTCATTACATGACGCTCGCTGTGCAGTCCAAAG AGACACTGGACACTCTGGAGCAGTGGGTGAGAGAGATCTTCATCAAAGTTCCCAACAA tggtGAACCTCGAGCCGACTTCTCTCACCTCCTGCAGCCGTTTGACACACCGGCCTTCAACAAACTGTACAGAG tggttCCTGTGAGGAAGGTTCATGCTCTGACCATCAGCTGGGCCGTACCTCCACAGGGGAAACATTACAG agtGAAGCCTCTTCACTACATCTCCTGGCTGATCGGACACGAAGGAACCGGCAGCATCCTGTCTCTGCTCAGGAAGAA gtgctGGGCTCTGGCTCTGTTTGGAGGAAACAGTGAAACAGGCTTCGATCAAAACACCACCTACtccatcttctccatctccatcacCCTCACAGACCAGGGCTACCAGAACTTCTACCAG gttGTGGATTTTGTTTTCCAGTATCTGAAGATGCTCCAGACTCTGGGTCCCCAGCAGAG GATCTATGAGGAAATTCAGAAGATAGAAGCCAACGAGTTCCACTATCAGGAGCAG ACGGATCCCATCGAGTTCGTGGAGAACATCTGTGAGAACATGCAGCTGTTTCCCAAAGAGGACTTCCTGACCGGGGACCAGCTCATGTTTGAGTACGACCCACAG gtgatCAGTGCTGCTCTGTCCCTCCTGACTCCAGACAGAgcaaacctgctgctgctgtcaccagAAAACGAAGGTCACTGTTCACTCAGAGAGAAATGGTTCGGCACCTGCTACAGCATGGAGg ATATCGCAGAGGAGTGGGCTCAGCGCTGGGCAGGAGACTTTGAACTCAACCCTGAACTCCACCTTCCTGCTGAGAACAAGTTCATCG cgACGGATTTCACCCTGAAAACGTCGGACTGTCCCGACACAGAGTTTCCTGTCAGGATAGTCAACAGTGAGCGAGGCTGCCTGTGGTACAAGAAGGACAACAAGTTCAAGATCCCCAAAG cgTATATCCGTTTCAACTTGATCTCCCCCATGATTCAGAAGAGCCCGGAAAA TCTGGTCCTGTTCGACCTCTTTGTGAACATCTTGGCTCACAACCTGGCAGAGCCGGCCTACGAGGCTGACGTGGCTCAGCTCGAGTACAAACTGGTGGCCGGAGAGCACGGGCTGGTGATCCGACTGAAAGGCTTCAACCACAAACTGCCG ctgctgctgaggctgatCGTGGATCATCTGGCAGACTTCAGCGCCGAGCCGGGCGTCTTCACCATGTTCTCCGAGCAGCTGAAGAAAACCTACTTCAACATCCTCATCAAGCCTGAGCGGCTGGGCAA gGATGTTCGTCTGTTGATCCTGGAGCACTGCCGCTGGTCTGTCATTCAGAAGTATCAGGCCGTCATGAAGGGTCTGACGGTCGACGACCTCATGACCTTCGTCGCTGGGCTGAAGGCGGAGCTTTACACTGAGGGGCTGGTGCAGGGAAACTTCACCAGCACG GAGTCCAAGGAGTTTCTGCAGTACTTCATCGA gaagcTGCAGTTCCAGCCTCTGTCTGCAGAGGTCCCCGTCCTGTTCCGGGTGGTGGAGCTGCCTCAGAAAAATCATCTCTGTAAAGTCAAATCTCTCAACAAGGGAGATGCCAACTCTGAAGTCACCGTCTACTACCAG TCCGGGCTGAAGAACCTCAGAGAACACGCCCTGATGGAGCTGATGGTG ATGCACATGGAGGAGCCCTGCTTTGACTTCCTCAGGACAAAGGAGACACTGGG GTACCAGGTGTACCCAACCTGCAGGAACACCTCGGGGGTGCTGGGGTTCTCCGTCACCGTGGAAACGCAGGCCACTAAGTTCAG CACTGAGTTCGTCGAGACAAAGATCGAGGAGTTCCTGGTCAGTTTCGGCGAACGTTTGTCAGGACTGAGCGAGGAGGCCTTCAGGACCCAGGTGACGGCTCTCATCAAGCTGAAGGAGTGCGAGGACGCTCACCTCGGAGAGGAAGTAGATCGCAACTGGTTCGAGGTCGTCACACAGCAGTACGTCTTTGACCGGCTCAGCAAGGAG ATCGAAGCTCTAAAGCTCTTCACTCAAGACGAGCTGGTGTCCTGGTTCCTGGAGCATAGAAACACCAACAGCAGGAAGCTCAGTGTACAC